GGACATTTCGGTTCTCGATAAATGGGATTTCAGATTCGTTCTGGAATTGTGCTTACTTAGCCCGACGCGTCAGCGAGGGGGAAGTGCTGGTCATCGTCGATTGGCAATTCACCCTCGCTGACGCGTCGGGCAAAACGGACTAAATACCGGACCCATACTCAAAGCCGCGATTTTCGCGCATCGTGTAGTCGTGGTAGTAACCGACTTCGACGTTTTCTAGTACTCCCAGCGCATCGTCGGTCAGTACCGCCGCGGAGAAGTAGAGTGTGAGGAGATACGAAGCCACACCTAAGCTATCGAGCCCCATTAAGCGGGCCGACAAACTGGGGCCAATCGCACCGGGAATCGCTGCCTGGTGCAAACCAACGACCCCTTGATCGGCCTCACCGGTTCGCATGAGCAGGATGCTCGTTGTGCCGTACCATTGATTCGACAGATAGCGGCTCTTCATTTCCAACTTGTCGCAGGGGACGAGCGGAATGCCACGCCAAGTGATGACGGGCGTCCCAAAAAGATTCATCGTCACGGGTGGGACGCCGCGCCACGTGCATTCGCGTTCGAAAGCGGCGATCGCCTTGGGATGAGCGAGGAAGAACGCTGGCTTCTTCCAAACCAGCGCGAGGAGTTCGTCCAGATCGTCGGGCGTTGGTGCGCCGTAGCGAGTGCTGATGCGCATCGCGGGATCGACCGAGTGAATCAGCCCGAACTTCTTGTTATTGATGATCTCCCACTCCTGCCGCTCTTTGATTCCTTCGATCGTCAGCCGCATTTGCTCTTCGAGCTGATCGTAGGGGCCGTTGTAAAGATCGGAGACGCGTGTGTGGACGCGAACAACGGTTTGAACCGAAGAGAGCGAATACTCGCGGGGATGAGCTGAGTAATCGACAAAGGTCTCCGGAATTTCAACGTTCTCGGCAAAACCCGAGACGAGATCGATATTGCGCTCGCCGTAGCGATTGACGGTCGATTGCAGGGCAAGATGCTCGTCGATCGCGCGCTGAAAATCCTCGCCCCACTGCGGGAACTCGCTCAGGACCGAATCGAGATCCTTGCGCGAAAGGGTCAGGAGAACGCACGGAGTGATCGTGCGGACGGTGATGTCCGAGGGCTTGCCGCTGACAAGATCGGTCTCGCCGAAGAATTCGCCTTCAGTCAACAGCGCGATTCGCAGGTCGCTGCCATGCACCCCCTTGCTCAGCACTTCGACCTGGCCCTGGGCGATGATGAAGAACTTGCTGCGGTCTTCACCTTCGACGACTAATTCATTTCCCAGTGAGACTGCTTCACTCTTGAAGTGCTGGGCCATCTGCGCGAGCAATGAATCGGGCACGCGCGAGAGGAGCGGCACGCTGCGGAGCGTTTCGGGCGGAATGCTGATGGCATCGCCACTCAGATCGATCTCGATCCGCTCGGCCTTGCTCAGTTCCACCTTCGTGCGGTTCACGCGGTAGGTGCCCCCTTCCACGTTCACCCACGGCAGCATGCTCAGCAGCCAGCGCGGGGTGATCGACATCATCTTGGGTGATGTCTTGGTGGTATGAGCCAGGTTGCGCGCGACCGAGGTCGTTACGCTGCGTTGCAAGAGGCTGTCAGACATAGAGAGTTCCACCCCACGATCAGGAAGGGCATTGGAACCTCCGGTATGTCCGGTCGGCATGAATTGGATTGCTAGTTTATCGGCCCGCAAACCTTCACCAGATTAGCTGTTTCCCCAAGCGTCGACCAGTAGTGCAGGATTCCTGATTGACATGTCGACACATTCCGATATAATCGATTAACGAGGCACAGCAATGGCAACCAAACCAAAAAACAGCTCGCTGACTCCACTTCCCGCCCTCGAGCAGGCAGCAGAGTGCTTGAAAGCGCTGGCTCATCCACACCGATTGCGGATCCTGCAAATGCTGCTGCGGGGTGAGTATGCCGTCGGCGAACTAGCAGAAGCCTGCGAGATTCCCAGTCACATGGCCTCGGAGCATTTGCGACTAATGCAACGGTGCGGCTTTCTCAAGGCAACCAAAGAGGGTCGCTTTGTGTATTACAGCGTGGCTGAACCACACCTGGCCAGCATCATGGCTTGTATCGAAGCTCGCTTCGGGAGTTGATTCTCGTTTTTTGTCATACATATCGTAATCTCGCGACACGTCCATTTTATTGATCGGTCGATTACAGGAGCTTCGTCATGACCCAGACCATCACGCCACAGGACTTTCAGCGCCTTTGCCAAAGCGGACAGGACGTCGAACTCATCGATGTTCGCACGCCGGTGGAGTTCCAGGAAATGCACGTCGAGATCGCTAAAAATGTGCCGCTCGATCGCCTCGACCCGCAGCGCCTGCAACAAGAGCGAACAACCGGCGAAGCGCCGCTGTACGTGATTTGCCGATCAGGCGGTCGCGGCAAACAAGCCTGTGAGAAGTTCCAGGCCGCTGGAGTGACGAACGTCATCAACGTCGAAGGAGGAACCATGGCCTGCGCTGCCGCCGGGATGTCGATGGTTCGCGGCAAGAAGGCGGTCTCGCTCGAACGCCAAGTACGAATCGCCGCTGGTTCGCTCGTCTTCGTCGGTTCAGCGCTGGGTTACTTCGTACATCCTTATTTCATTGGACTCCCCGCCTTCGTCGGCGCGGGACTCGTTTTCGCCGGTGTCACCGATACCTGTGGCATGGGC
Above is a window of Anatilimnocola aggregata DNA encoding:
- a CDS encoding rhodanese-like domain-containing protein; translated protein: MTQTITPQDFQRLCQSGQDVELIDVRTPVEFQEMHVEIAKNVPLDRLDPQRLQQERTTGEAPLYVICRSGGRGKQACEKFQAAGVTNVINVEGGTMACAAAGMSMVRGKKAVSLERQVRIAAGSLVFVGSALGYFVHPYFIGLPAFVGAGLVFAGVTDTCGMGMMLARMPWNQVASPGGSCALPK
- a CDS encoding family 2B encapsulin nanocompartment shell protein codes for the protein MSDSLLQRSVTTSVARNLAHTTKTSPKMMSITPRWLLSMLPWVNVEGGTYRVNRTKVELSKAERIEIDLSGDAISIPPETLRSVPLLSRVPDSLLAQMAQHFKSEAVSLGNELVVEGEDRSKFFIIAQGQVEVLSKGVHGSDLRIALLTEGEFFGETDLVSGKPSDITVRTITPCVLLTLSRKDLDSVLSEFPQWGEDFQRAIDEHLALQSTVNRYGERNIDLVSGFAENVEIPETFVDYSAHPREYSLSSVQTVVRVHTRVSDLYNGPYDQLEEQMRLTIEGIKERQEWEIINNKKFGLIHSVDPAMRISTRYGAPTPDDLDELLALVWKKPAFFLAHPKAIAAFERECTWRGVPPVTMNLFGTPVITWRGIPLVPCDKLEMKSRYLSNQWYGTTSILLMRTGEADQGVVGLHQAAIPGAIGPSLSARLMGLDSLGVASYLLTLYFSAAVLTDDALGVLENVEVGYYHDYTMRENRGFEYGSGI
- a CDS encoding ArsR/SmtB family transcription factor, with amino-acid sequence MATKPKNSSLTPLPALEQAAECLKALAHPHRLRILQMLLRGEYAVGELAEACEIPSHMASEHLRLMQRCGFLKATKEGRFVYYSVAEPHLASIMACIEARFGS